Proteins co-encoded in one Pseudomonas beijingensis genomic window:
- a CDS encoding CoA-acylating methylmalonate-semialdehyde dehydrogenase yields MNVSLTPSDTALQTVRLLIDGEWVESQSSEWHDIVNPATQEVLAKVPFATASEVDAAIAAAQRAFQTWKLTPIGARMRIMLKLQALIREHSKRIAAVLSAEQGKTIADAEGDIFRGLEVVEHACSIGTLQMGEFAENVAGGVDTYTLRQPIGVCAGITPFNFPAMIPLWMFPMAIACGNTFVLKPSEQDPLSTMLLVELAIEAGVPAGVLNVVHGGKDVVDALCTHQDIKAVSFVGSTAVGTHVYDLAGRHGKRVQSMMGAKNHAVVLPDANREQTLNALVGAGFGAAGQRCMATSVVVMVGAAKQWLPELKALAQKLKVNAGSEPGTDVGPVISKRAKARILELIESGVKAGAKLELDGRDISVPGFEQGNFVGPTLFSGVTTDMRIYTEEIFGPVLVVLEVDTLDQAIALVNANPFGNGTGLFTQSGAAARKFQSEIDVGQVGINIPIPVPVPFFSFTGSRGSKLGDLGPYGKQVVQFYTQTKTVTARWFDDDSVNDGVNTTINLR; encoded by the coding sequence ATGAACGTTTCCCTTACGCCCAGCGACACCGCCCTGCAAACCGTCAGACTGTTGATCGATGGCGAGTGGGTTGAATCCCAATCCAGCGAATGGCACGACATCGTCAACCCGGCCACCCAGGAGGTGTTGGCGAAGGTTCCGTTCGCCACGGCGTCGGAAGTCGATGCCGCCATCGCCGCTGCCCAGCGTGCTTTCCAGACTTGGAAACTGACGCCCATCGGTGCGCGGATGCGCATCATGCTCAAGCTCCAGGCGTTGATCCGCGAACATTCCAAGCGTATTGCCGCGGTGCTTAGCGCCGAACAGGGCAAGACCATCGCTGACGCCGAGGGCGATATTTTCCGCGGCCTGGAAGTGGTCGAGCACGCCTGTTCCATCGGCACCCTGCAGATGGGCGAGTTCGCCGAGAACGTCGCCGGTGGTGTGGACACCTACACGCTGCGCCAGCCGATCGGGGTGTGCGCGGGCATTACGCCGTTCAACTTCCCAGCGATGATTCCGCTGTGGATGTTCCCGATGGCCATCGCCTGCGGCAACACCTTTGTGCTCAAACCGTCGGAACAGGATCCGCTGTCGACCATGCTGTTGGTGGAGTTGGCGATCGAGGCTGGCGTACCGGCGGGTGTGCTCAACGTGGTGCACGGCGGCAAGGATGTGGTGGATGCGCTCTGCACCCACCAGGACATCAAGGCGGTCTCCTTCGTCGGCTCGACGGCGGTCGGTACCCATGTGTATGACCTGGCGGGTCGCCATGGCAAGCGCGTGCAGTCGATGATGGGCGCCAAGAACCACGCGGTGGTGCTGCCCGATGCCAATCGTGAGCAGACCCTCAACGCCTTGGTCGGTGCCGGTTTCGGCGCGGCGGGCCAGCGTTGCATGGCCACCTCCGTGGTGGTGATGGTGGGCGCGGCCAAACAATGGTTGCCAGAGCTCAAGGCCTTGGCGCAGAAGCTCAAGGTCAACGCCGGCAGCGAGCCGGGCACGGACGTCGGCCCGGTGATTTCCAAGCGGGCCAAGGCACGCATCCTCGAATTGATCGAGAGTGGCGTGAAGGCAGGGGCGAAGCTGGAACTCGATGGCCGAGACATCAGCGTGCCAGGCTTCGAGCAGGGTAACTTCGTCGGCCCGACCCTGTTTTCCGGCGTGACCACCGACATGCGCATCTACACCGAAGAAATCTTCGGCCCGGTGCTAGTGGTGCTGGAGGTCGACACCCTGGATCAAGCGATTGCCCTGGTCAACGCCAATCCATTCGGTAACGGCACCGGCCTGTTCACCCAGAGCGGTGCGGCGGCGCGCAAATTCCAGAGCGAAATCGACGTTGGCCAGGTGGGCATCAATATCCCGATCCCGGTGCCGGTGCCGTTCTTCAGCTTCACCGGTTCCCGCGGTTCGAAACTCGGCGACCTCGGTCCGTACGGCAAACAAGTGGTGCAGTTCTACACTCAGACCAAGACCGTGACCGCGCGCTGGTTCGATGATGACAGCGTCAATGACGGTGTGAACACCACCATCAATTTGCGTTAA
- the mmsB gene encoding 3-hydroxyisobutyrate dehydrogenase: protein MNIAFIGLGNMGAPMARNLLKAGHSLNLFDLNQTVLAELAALGGTISASPRDAAQGAALVITMLPAAAHVRSVWLGEDGVLAGIAAGTPAVDCSTIDPQTARDVAAAAAKQGVAMADAPVSGGTGGAAAGTLTFMVGATPELFATLQPVLAQMGRNIVHCGEVGTGQIAKICNNLLLGISMVGVSEAMALGDALGIDTQVLAGIINSSTGRCWSSDTYNPWPGVIETAPASRGYTGGFGADLMLKDLGLATEAARQAHQPVVLGAVAQQLYQAMSQRGEGGKDFSAIVNSYRKPQ, encoded by the coding sequence ATGAACATCGCATTTATCGGCCTGGGCAACATGGGCGCCCCCATGGCGCGCAACCTGCTCAAGGCCGGCCATTCGCTGAACCTGTTCGACTTGAACCAGACGGTGCTGGCCGAGCTGGCGGCATTGGGCGGCACAATCAGCGCCTCGCCTCGCGACGCGGCCCAGGGCGCGGCACTGGTGATCACCATGCTGCCGGCCGCCGCCCATGTGCGTAGCGTCTGGCTGGGTGAAGACGGTGTGCTGGCCGGCATCGCCGCCGGTACGCCGGCTGTGGATTGCAGCACCATCGATCCACAAACCGCTCGCGACGTGGCGGCTGCCGCTGCGAAACAAGGGGTGGCGATGGCCGATGCGCCCGTTTCGGGCGGCACCGGCGGCGCGGCGGCGGGCACGTTGACCTTCATGGTCGGCGCCACGCCCGAGCTGTTCGCCACCTTGCAACCGGTGTTGGCGCAAATGGGCCGTAACATCGTGCATTGCGGGGAGGTCGGCACCGGGCAGATCGCCAAGATCTGCAACAACCTGCTGCTGGGGATTTCCATGGTGGGCGTCAGCGAGGCCATGGCGCTGGGCGATGCCTTGGGGATCGACACCCAGGTGCTGGCCGGGATCATCAACAGCTCGACGGGCCGTTGCTGGAGTTCGGACACCTACAACCCGTGGCCGGGCGTGATCGAAACGGCGCCGGCGTCCCGTGGCTACACGGGTGGCTTTGGCGCCGACCTGATGCTCAAGGACCTGGGCCTGGCGACCGAAGCCGCGCGGCAAGCCCATCAGCCGGTGGTGCTGGGGGCGGTGGCGCAGCAGTTGTACCAGGCGATGAGCCAGCGGGGCGAGGGCGGCAAGGACTTTTCGGCAATTGTTAACAGCTATCGCAAGCCGCAGTAA
- a CDS encoding cupin domain-containing protein, whose translation MTAPITVLRDTHPLPVLDACKWEKLEGDPHTVNLNAYTSEDGSKIMGTWICTPGKWYVEYVKWEYCHFQEGYCIITPEGMEPIHLRAGDIFVIEPGMKGTWEVVETVRKYFVFA comes from the coding sequence ATGACCGCACCCATCACCGTCCTGCGCGACACCCATCCGCTGCCCGTACTCGATGCCTGCAAATGGGAAAAACTCGAAGGCGACCCGCACACCGTCAACCTCAACGCCTACACCAGCGAAGACGGCAGCAAGATCATGGGCACCTGGATCTGCACACCCGGCAAATGGTATGTGGAATACGTGAAGTGGGAGTACTGCCATTTCCAGGAAGGCTACTGCATCATCACCCCAGAGGGCATGGAACCGATCCATCTGCGCGCCGGTGATATCTTCGTCATCGAGCCAGGCATGAAAGGCACGTGGGAAGTGGTCGAGACCGTGCGCAAATATTTCGTCTTTGCCTGA
- a CDS encoding LysR substrate-binding domain-containing protein, whose translation MHFDLTDLRLYLNILDTGNITAGAARSHLSLAAASARVRAMEASLGIDLLERGRRGVSPTPPGRALAEHARTLLQQAERLQQDLAEYAKGVKGRVRLLCNTSAMTEYLPELLAGFLKAHPNLDIDLQELPSSRITHALRQGAADLGIVSDAVDTNGLQAWPFRDDPLVLILPTGHPLADGRTVRFSETLSHDYVGLNASSALAIHLEEQALHIGSRMQIRIRADGFDGMIRMVAHGAGIAIVPKAAIDRRPPETSYHCVPLQEAWTHRALLLCARTFDGLPAYATALARHLAD comes from the coding sequence ATGCACTTCGACCTCACCGACCTGCGCCTCTACCTGAACATCCTCGACACCGGCAACATCACCGCCGGCGCAGCCCGCAGCCATTTGTCCCTGGCCGCGGCCAGTGCGCGGGTCCGGGCCATGGAAGCCTCCCTGGGTATCGACCTGCTTGAACGCGGCCGGCGCGGCGTATCACCCACGCCGCCCGGCAGGGCCCTGGCCGAGCACGCCCGGACCCTGTTGCAACAGGCCGAACGCCTGCAACAGGACCTGGCCGAATACGCCAAGGGCGTCAAAGGCCGGGTGCGATTGTTGTGCAACACCAGCGCCATGACCGAATACCTGCCCGAACTGCTGGCCGGCTTCCTCAAGGCCCATCCCAACCTCGACATCGACTTGCAGGAATTGCCCAGCTCACGGATCACCCATGCGCTGCGCCAGGGCGCGGCGGACCTGGGGATCGTTTCCGACGCGGTGGACACCAATGGCCTTCAGGCCTGGCCGTTTCGCGACGATCCGCTGGTATTGATCCTACCGACCGGACATCCCCTGGCTGACGGTCGAACCGTGCGTTTCAGCGAGACCCTCAGCCACGACTACGTCGGTCTGAACGCTTCCAGCGCCCTGGCGATTCATCTGGAAGAACAGGCCCTGCACATCGGCTCACGCATGCAAATCCGCATTCGCGCCGATGGCTTCGACGGCATGATTCGCATGGTCGCCCATGGCGCAGGCATCGCCATCGTGCCGAAGGCGGCCATCGACCGACGCCCGCCCGAGACTTCGTATCACTGCGTCCCGTTGCAAGAGGCCTGGACTCACCGGGCGCTGCTGCTGTGCGCCCGCACCTTCGACGGTTTGCCGGCCTACGCCACGGCCCTGGCTCGGCATCTGGCCGATTGA
- a CDS encoding sulfite exporter TauE/SafE family protein, whose translation MNTLIAFYQNLGLALSMLVIGTFLLAGTIKGVIGLGLPTISMGLLGLAMAPAQAAALLIIPATLTNLWQLAFGGHLQALIRRLWPLLLAIFIGTGLGTLWLGMTGGAWVVRALGGALLLYALSGLLLPTLRVGPDAEPWIAPLCGLLTGLITSATGVFVIPAVPYLQALGLSKDELVQALGLSFTVSTLALAAGLLWRGELGGGELSASLLALAPALLGMWLGQWLRQRISAVLFKRVFFIGLGMLGGHLLISG comes from the coding sequence ATGAACACACTCATCGCTTTCTATCAGAACCTCGGCTTGGCCCTGTCTATGCTGGTCATCGGCACCTTCCTGCTGGCCGGCACCATCAAGGGCGTAATCGGCCTAGGGCTGCCGACCATCTCCATGGGGCTACTCGGGCTGGCTATGGCGCCGGCGCAGGCTGCGGCGCTGCTCATCATCCCGGCAACCCTGACCAATCTCTGGCAATTGGCGTTCGGCGGCCATCTTCAAGCGCTGATCCGACGCCTGTGGCCGTTGCTGTTGGCGATTTTCATTGGCACCGGGCTCGGTACGCTGTGGCTCGGCATGACGGGCGGGGCTTGGGTGGTGCGGGCCTTGGGCGGAGCGTTGTTGCTGTATGCGCTGAGCGGGCTGTTGCTGCCAACGTTGCGGGTCGGTCCCGATGCCGAGCCGTGGATCGCTCCGCTTTGTGGGCTGTTGACCGGCCTCATCACGTCCGCCACCGGTGTGTTCGTCATTCCGGCGGTGCCCTATCTGCAAGCGCTGGGTTTGAGCAAGGATGAACTGGTGCAGGCCCTGGGCCTGTCATTCACCGTTTCTACCCTGGCCCTGGCCGCCGGCCTGTTATGGCGCGGCGAGCTGGGTGGGGGCGAATTGAGCGCTTCGTTGCTGGCGCTGGCACCGGCGCTGCTGGGGATGTGGCTGGGGCAATGGTTGCGCCAGCGGATCAGCGCCGTGTTGTTCAAACGGGTATTTTTCATCGGCCTCGGCATGCTTGGCGGCCATCTGCTGATCAGCGGTTAG
- a CDS encoding putative quinol monooxygenase: protein MSELHGFILHAKTRPEKAEAFEALFRAYVEPSRAEPGCIEYHMLRDQQDPTLFIFYEIWASQAHLDVHSNLPHMRQFFEQRMDYLERDFDIRRVDMLSPSSANR, encoded by the coding sequence ATGAGCGAACTGCACGGTTTCATCCTGCACGCCAAGACCCGCCCGGAAAAAGCCGAGGCCTTCGAAGCGCTGTTCCGCGCCTATGTCGAGCCAAGCCGCGCCGAGCCCGGCTGCATCGAATATCACATGCTGCGGGACCAGCAGGATCCAACGCTGTTTATCTTTTATGAGATCTGGGCCTCCCAGGCGCACCTGGACGTGCACTCGAATCTGCCGCATATGCGGCAATTCTTCGAGCAACGCATGGACTATCTGGAGCGCGACTTCGACATCCGCCGCGTCGATATGCTCAGCCCGTCCTCGGCTAACCGCTGA
- a CDS encoding NAD(P)H-dependent oxidoreductase: MKKVLLLNGGKQFAHSDGRYNATLHDTALSVLDRGGFDVKTTFIDGGYDLKEEVAKFLWADVIIYQMPGWWMGAPWTVKKYIDEVFTEGHGSLYASDGRTRSDASQKYGSGGLIQGKQYMLSLTWNAPQQAFDDPTDFFEAKGVDAVYFPFHKANQFLGMTGLPTFLCVDVMKRPNIEEDVARYERHLIEVFGLKA, translated from the coding sequence ATGAAAAAAGTCCTGTTGCTCAACGGCGGCAAACAATTCGCCCACTCCGACGGCCGCTACAACGCCACCCTCCACGACACGGCGCTCAGCGTGCTGGACCGTGGCGGTTTTGACGTGAAAACCACCTTCATCGACGGCGGCTACGACCTCAAGGAGGAAGTTGCCAAGTTCCTCTGGGCCGATGTGATCATTTACCAGATGCCCGGTTGGTGGATGGGCGCGCCGTGGACCGTGAAGAAATACATCGACGAAGTCTTCACCGAAGGCCACGGCAGCCTCTATGCCAGCGACGGTCGGACCCGTTCCGATGCCTCGCAGAAGTACGGCAGCGGCGGCCTGATCCAGGGCAAGCAATACATGTTGTCCCTGACCTGGAACGCCCCGCAGCAAGCCTTTGACGACCCGACCGACTTCTTCGAAGCCAAGGGCGTGGACGCGGTGTACTTCCCGTTCCACAAGGCCAATCAGTTCCTCGGCATGACCGGTTTGCCGACCTTCCTGTGCGTGGACGTGATGAAGCGCCCGAACATCGAAGAGGATGTGGCGCGGTATGAGCGGCATTTGATCGAGGTGTTCGGCCTGAAGGCGTGA
- a CDS encoding LysR family transcriptional regulator codes for MKARSDELQIFVCVIECGSISAAAEQVGQTPSAVSRTLSRLEAKLDTTLINRTTRRMDLTEEGKYFFEQAKGILDQMDELEERLSSRQKNPAGRLRINAASPFMLHAIVPHIEEFRRLYPDIQLELNSNDLIIDLLEQSTDIAIRIGTLSDSTLHARSLGCSPLHILASPAYLKRHGTPASVAELAEHALLGFAQNDGLNQWPLRHQHGDRWPIQPAISASSGETVRHLALQGQGIACLSDFMTREDIHTGRLKVLLADANSGYRQPINAVYYRNSQLALRIQCFLDFIQGKLADYASRDFKG; via the coding sequence GTGAAAGCCAGATCCGACGAGTTGCAGATTTTCGTCTGCGTGATCGAGTGCGGATCGATCTCCGCCGCTGCCGAGCAGGTCGGGCAGACGCCGTCGGCGGTCAGTCGCACGTTGTCGCGGCTGGAGGCCAAGCTCGACACCACGCTGATCAACCGCACCACGCGGCGCATGGACCTGACCGAGGAGGGCAAGTATTTCTTCGAACAGGCCAAAGGCATTCTCGACCAGATGGATGAGCTGGAGGAGCGCCTGTCGTCCCGCCAGAAGAATCCCGCAGGACGCTTGCGGATCAACGCGGCCTCGCCGTTCATGCTGCACGCCATCGTCCCGCACATCGAAGAATTTCGCCGGCTTTACCCAGACATCCAGCTCGAACTCAACAGCAACGACCTGATCATCGACTTGCTGGAGCAAAGCACCGACATCGCCATCCGCATCGGCACCCTCAGCGACTCGACGCTTCACGCCCGTTCCCTGGGTTGCAGCCCGTTGCACATCCTGGCCAGCCCGGCCTATTTGAAGCGGCACGGTACACCCGCAAGCGTCGCCGAGCTGGCGGAGCATGCGCTGCTGGGGTTTGCCCAGAACGACGGCCTCAACCAGTGGCCGCTGCGCCACCAACATGGCGACCGCTGGCCGATCCAGCCCGCCATCAGCGCGTCCAGCGGCGAGACCGTGCGTCACTTGGCGCTGCAAGGGCAGGGCATTGCCTGCCTGTCGGATTTCATGACCCGCGAAGACATCCATACCGGTCGACTGAAGGTACTGCTGGCCGACGCCAACAGCGGTTATCGCCAGCCAATCAACGCGGTGTACTACCGCAACTCGCAACTGGCCCTGCGGATCCAGTGCTTCCTGGACTTCATCCAGGGCAAGCTCGCCGACTACGCCTCGCGGGATTTCAAAGGCTGA
- a CDS encoding NAD-dependent epimerase/dehydratase family protein yields MNVFITGAAGFIGGSIATGLARAGHQVRGLVRSAEQASELTVLGIEPVIGTLEDSALLTEQARVADAVINAASSDHRGAVEALIEGLKGSNKVLLHTSGSSIVGDASGGRHSDVIYQEGHLPPPTADKAARVAIDNLVLDAARQGVNSAVICNTLIYGHSLGVKRDSVQLPRLLKQARKSGVVRHVGPGQNIWSNVHIEDVVELYKLALTRNVPGTFYFVESGEASFIDMTTAMAGALKLGEPQDWPLAEAEAEWGYEMANYGLGSNSRVRGKNARELLGWTPKRTSVVEWILDEMV; encoded by the coding sequence ATGAACGTATTCATCACCGGCGCTGCCGGTTTTATCGGCGGTTCCATTGCCACCGGCCTGGCACGCGCCGGGCATCAAGTTCGCGGTCTGGTGCGCAGCGCCGAACAGGCGAGCGAACTCACTGTGCTGGGCATCGAGCCGGTCATTGGCACCCTCGAAGACAGCGCGTTGCTCACCGAACAGGCCCGTGTCGCCGATGCTGTGATCAATGCCGCCAGCAGCGATCATCGTGGTGCGGTCGAAGCCTTGATCGAAGGCCTTAAAGGCTCGAACAAGGTGCTGTTGCACACCAGCGGTTCGAGCATCGTCGGCGATGCTTCCGGTGGTCGTCACAGCGATGTCATCTACCAGGAAGGCCATCTGCCGCCACCCACTGCCGACAAAGCGGCCCGTGTCGCCATCGACAATCTGGTCCTGGATGCCGCCCGGCAAGGCGTGAACTCGGCGGTGATCTGCAACACCTTGATCTACGGTCACAGCCTGGGGGTCAAGCGTGACAGTGTGCAGCTGCCACGTCTGCTCAAGCAGGCGCGCAAGAGTGGCGTGGTGCGGCATGTGGGGCCGGGGCAGAACATCTGGTCCAACGTGCACATCGAAGACGTGGTCGAGCTGTACAAATTGGCCCTGACCCGCAACGTACCCGGCACGTTCTATTTCGTCGAAAGCGGCGAGGCCTCGTTCATCGACATGACCACGGCCATGGCCGGTGCGCTGAAACTGGGCGAGCCGCAAGATTGGCCACTGGCCGAAGCCGAGGCCGAATGGGGTTACGAAATGGCCAACTATGGCCTGGGTTCCAACAGCCGTGTGCGAGGCAAGAACGCCCGTGAGTTGCTGGGGTGGACGCCGAAGCGGACGTCGGTGGTGGAGTGGATTCTTGATGAGATGGTGTGA
- a CDS encoding SulP family inorganic anion transporter, with protein MKSARLRADTLAGLTTSFALLPECIAFALVAHLNPLMGLYGAFILCTLTALFGGRPGMVSGAAGSMAVVIVALVVQHGVQYLLATVLLGGLIMMAFGLLRLGKLVRMVPHPVMLGFVNGLAIVIALAQLEHFKNGEAWLSGPPLYLMAGLVALTMAIVYLLPRLTRSVPPALVAILGVGLAVELLGLPTRTLGDMAHIAGGLPTFALPDIPWNLETLQIIAPYAVIMAMVGLLETLLTLNLTDEITESRGYPDRECVALGAANMASGLLGGMGGCAMIGQTMINLSSGGRGRLSGVVAGVMVLLFVLFLSPLIERIPLAALVGVMFVVSQQTFAWASLRVVNKVPANDVLVIIAVTVITVFTDLAVAVLCGIIIAALNFAWQQARELYADTHQEADGSKLYRLHGTLFFASSTPFLNQFDPANDPALVTLDCRHLRFVDYSAVAALKTLRERYSKAGKHLRVFHLSERCKQMLKRAGVQHD; from the coding sequence ATGAAATCAGCACGTCTTCGCGCCGACACCCTCGCCGGCCTCACCACCTCTTTCGCCTTGCTCCCGGAGTGCATCGCCTTCGCCCTGGTGGCCCACCTCAATCCGCTGATGGGGCTGTACGGCGCGTTCATCCTCTGCACGCTGACCGCATTGTTCGGCGGTCGGCCCGGGATGGTGTCAGGCGCGGCGGGGTCGATGGCCGTGGTGATCGTCGCGCTGGTGGTGCAGCACGGTGTGCAGTACCTGTTGGCGACCGTGCTGCTGGGCGGACTGATCATGATGGCGTTCGGGTTGTTGCGACTGGGCAAGCTGGTGCGCATGGTGCCGCACCCAGTGATGCTCGGCTTCGTCAACGGCCTGGCGATCGTCATTGCCCTGGCCCAGTTGGAACACTTCAAGAATGGCGAGGCCTGGCTGAGCGGCCCGCCGCTGTACCTGATGGCCGGCCTGGTGGCATTGACCATGGCCATCGTCTACCTGCTGCCGCGCCTGACCCGCAGCGTGCCGCCGGCCTTGGTGGCCATCCTCGGTGTGGGCCTGGCGGTCGAGCTGCTCGGCCTGCCGACCCGAACGCTGGGCGACATGGCCCACATCGCCGGCGGCTTGCCGACCTTTGCCCTGCCGGACATTCCCTGGAACCTGGAGACCTTGCAGATCATCGCACCCTACGCGGTGATCATGGCGATGGTCGGTTTGCTGGAAACCTTGCTGACCTTGAACCTGACGGATGAAATCACCGAGAGCCGCGGTTATCCGGACCGTGAATGCGTGGCGTTGGGCGCGGCCAACATGGCTTCCGGGCTGCTGGGCGGCATGGGCGGTTGCGCCATGATCGGCCAGACGATGATCAACCTCAGCTCGGGCGGACGCGGACGGTTATCGGGCGTCGTGGCCGGGGTGATGGTGTTGCTGTTCGTGTTGTTCCTGTCGCCGCTGATCGAGCGCATCCCGCTGGCGGCGCTGGTGGGCGTGATGTTCGTGGTGTCCCAGCAGACCTTCGCCTGGGCATCGTTGCGGGTGGTCAACAAAGTGCCGGCCAACGATGTGCTGGTCATCATCGCGGTGACGGTGATCACGGTGTTTACCGACCTGGCTGTCGCCGTGCTCTGCGGGATCATCATCGCGGCGCTCAACTTCGCCTGGCAACAGGCCCGGGAGCTGTACGCCGACACCCACCAAGAAGCCGACGGCAGCAAGCTCTATCGCCTGCACGGCACGCTATTCTTCGCCTCGTCGACGCCGTTTCTCAACCAGTTCGACCCGGCCAACGACCCGGCCCTGGTGACCCTCGACTGCCGTCACTTGCGCTTCGTCGACTACTCGGCCGTCGCCGCGCTCAAGACCCTGCGTGAGCGCTACAGCAAGGCCGGCAAGCACCTGCGGGTGTTTCACCTGTCCGAGCGTTGCAAACAAATGCTCAAGCGCGCGGGTGTGCAGCACGACTGA
- a CDS encoding GntT/GntP/DsdX family permease, with product MAPAFGYWLLVYAAIAIIALIVLIARYRLNPFIVITLVSIGLALLAGMPPSGVVGAYEAGVGKTLGHIALVVALGTMLGKMMAESGGAERMAQTLIERFGERNAHWAMVCIAFLVGLPLFFEVGFVLLVPIAFTIARRVGVSILMVGLPMVAGLSVVHALVPPHPAAMLAVQAFQASVGQTLLYAILIGIPTAIIAGPLYAKFIVPRIQLPAENPLERQFLDREPRANLPGFGVTLGTILLPVILMLIGGWANLISTPGSGFNQFLLFIGNSVIALLLATILSFWTLGLAQGFNRESILKFTNECLAPTASITLLVGAGGGLNRILVDAGVTQQIVGLAQEFQLSPLVMGWLFAALMRVATGSATVAMTTASGIVAPVAIGLGYPHAELLVLATGAGSVIFSHVNDGGFWLIKEYFNMTVTQTFKTWTVLETLISVVAFALTLGLSRLL from the coding sequence ATGGCACCTGCTTTCGGTTATTGGCTATTGGTCTACGCGGCCATCGCCATCATCGCGCTGATCGTTCTGATCGCCCGTTATCGGCTCAATCCATTCATCGTGATTACCCTGGTCTCCATTGGCCTGGCGCTGCTGGCCGGGATGCCGCCCTCGGGCGTGGTCGGGGCGTACGAGGCGGGTGTCGGCAAGACGCTGGGCCACATTGCGCTGGTGGTGGCCTTGGGCACGATGCTCGGCAAGATGATGGCCGAGTCCGGCGGGGCGGAGCGAATGGCCCAGACACTGATCGAACGCTTCGGCGAGCGTAACGCCCACTGGGCGATGGTGTGCATTGCCTTCCTGGTGGGCTTGCCATTGTTCTTCGAAGTCGGCTTCGTGCTGTTGGTGCCCATTGCCTTCACCATCGCCCGGCGTGTGGGGGTGTCGATCCTGATGGTGGGGCTGCCAATGGTCGCCGGGCTTTCGGTGGTCCATGCACTGGTGCCGCCGCACCCGGCGGCGATGCTGGCGGTGCAGGCGTTCCAGGCCTCGGTGGGGCAGACCTTGCTGTACGCGATCCTGATCGGCATTCCCACCGCGATCATCGCCGGCCCGCTGTACGCCAAATTCATCGTGCCACGCATCCAGCTACCGGCCGAGAATCCGTTGGAACGACAATTCCTCGACCGTGAGCCACGCGCCAACCTGCCGGGCTTCGGCGTGACTCTGGGAACCATTCTGCTGCCGGTGATCCTGATGCTTATCGGCGGCTGGGCCAACCTGATCTCCACGCCGGGTAGCGGTTTCAACCAGTTCCTGCTGTTCATTGGTAACTCGGTGATCGCCCTGCTGCTGGCGACCATCCTCAGCTTCTGGACTCTCGGCCTGGCCCAGGGTTTCAATCGCGAGTCGATCCTCAAGTTCACCAACGAATGCCTGGCACCGACTGCCAGCATCACCTTGCTGGTAGGCGCCGGTGGCGGTTTGAACCGGATCCTGGTGGACGCCGGGGTCACGCAACAGATTGTCGGCCTGGCCCAGGAATTCCAGCTGTCGCCGCTGGTCATGGGCTGGCTGTTCGCCGCACTGATGCGTGTTGCCACGGGGTCGGCCACGGTGGCGATGACCACGGCCTCGGGCATCGTCGCGCCCGTGGCGATTGGCCTGGGTTATCCCCACGCCGAACTGCTGGTGCTAGCGACCGGTGCCGGGTCGGTTATCTTTTCCCACGTTAACGACGGCGGCTTCTGGCTGATCAAGGAATACTTCAATATGACCGTCACGCAAACCTTCAAGACCTGGACCGTGCTCGAAACGCTGATTTCCGTGGTCGCGTTCGCCTTGACCCTCGGGCTTTCGCGCTTGCTGTGA